The Prinia subflava isolate CZ2003 ecotype Zambia chromosome 21, Cam_Psub_1.2, whole genome shotgun sequence genome window below encodes:
- the SDF4 gene encoding 45 kDa calcium-binding protein yields MLWGAGFPCSLGSLCLSLLLLSLPAAVPARPANGSALRERPEPAAEAELAPPDHLNGVRLERDGHLNRDFHHEVFLGRAGGQRGAEPRGKLAGIFARVDTDSDGRVSARELQRWVMAKTREHFQEAVQENRIHFRAVDPDGDGHVSWDEYKIKFLASKGFNEKEIAEKIKNNEELKIDEETQEVLDNLKDRWYQADNPPPDLLLSEQEFLSFLHPEHSRGMLHFMVQEIIRDLDQDGDKKLTLPEFISLPVGTVENQQAQDIDDDWVRDRRKEFQEVIDANRDGIVTMEELEEYMDPMNEHNALNEARQMIAVADENQNQQLELEEILKYSEYFTGSKLMDYARNVHEEF; encoded by the exons ATGCTGTGGGGAGCAGGTTTCCCGTGCAGCCTGGGCTCGCTCTGTCTCTcgctgctgctcctttccctgcccgCGGCCgtgcccgcccggcccgcgaACGGCTCCGCGCTGCGGGAGCGGCCCGAGCCCGCGGCCGAGGCGGAGCTGGCGCCCCCCGATCACCTGAACGGCGTCCGGCTGGAGCGCGACGGGCACCTCAACCGCGACTTCCACCACGAGGTGTTCCTGGGCAGGGCCGGCGGGCAGCGCGGCGCCGAGCCCCGCGGGAAACTGGCGGGGATATTCGCCAG GGTGGACACGGACAGCGACGGCCGGGTGAGCGCGCGGGAGCTGCAGCGCTGGGTCATGGCCAAGACCCGCGAGCACTTCCAGGAGGCCGTGCAGGAGAACAGGATCCACTTCCGGGCCGTCGACCCCGACGGCGACG GTCACGTCTCTTGGGAcgaatataaaattaaattcttggCGAGCAAAGGCTTCAACGAGAAGGAAATTGCAGAGAAAATCAAAAACAACGAGGAATTGAAAATAGATGAAGAAA CGCAGGAAGTGCTGGACAATCTGAAGGATCGCTGGTACCAGGCCGACAATCCCCCCCCGGACCTGCTGCTGAGCGAGCAGGAGTTCCTGTCCTTCCTGCACCCCGAGCACAGCCGCGGCATGCTGCACTTCATGGTGCAGGAGATCATCCGGGACCTCG ACCAGGACGGGGATAAGAAGCTGACCCTGCCCGAGTTCATCTCCCTGCCCGTGGGCACGGTGGAGAACCAGCAGGCGCAGGACATCGACGACGACTGGGTGAGGGACAGGAGGAAGGAGTTCCAGGAGGTGATCGACGCCAACCGCGACGGCATCGTCAccatggaggagctggag GAGTACATGGACCCCATGAACGAGCACAACGCGCTGAACGAGGCGCGCCAGATGATCGCCGTGGCCGACGAGAACCAgaaccagcagctggagctggaggagatcCTCAAGTACAGCGAGTACTTCACGGGCAGCAAGCTCATGGACTACGCCCGCAACGTCCACGAGGAGTTCTGA
- the TNFRSF4 gene encoding tumor necrosis factor receptor superfamily member 4 isoform X2 has product MALPRIPWNFPFPVLCLLLAVPVPASRGLECREHQHRFHGRCCSDCAPGERMRSRCTAWADTVCSPCQVGYFSARHHHGFCRSCTVCQARKGSVEVKPCERTSDRVCVCQAGFQPSGTPAGSECSRCPEGTFSKGRNENCQPWTNCSSSGRSTLRAGSATEDALCSSPGLEFPGNRDPLPTEFPGNRDPLPTEFPENGSRASSPSDVPAVCRDPGSAAEPSWGKESWEGISSWSCFPGKGIPTFLAFTQSRIPHFQLELLSWEGNSHFSGFCTFQNLTFPAGQGIRLELLSWEGNSRFSGFHTVQDPTFPAGAAFLGREFSLFWISHIPRSHISSWAGISSWSCVPGKGIPAFLDFTHSKIPHFQLGRGSGWSCFPGKGIPNFSEALPGFYTTFQDPTFPAGAAFLGREFPLLWLSHIPRSHISSWAGISSWSCFPGKGIPAFQDFTHSRIPHFQLELLSWEGNSRFSGFHTFQDPTFPAGQGFPAGAAFLGREFPFSQKPDLDFTKPPRISSFPGKSNPIFSKAIPVFPTAFQNPTFPWHGFSLCNLGRSGDSKQNQESWGNFWEFSLFREFFRSNSRFFIPAPAVPDPAAGEWNFHPAPDPPGSPEKNQEWLWEEHPAQ; this is encoded by the exons ATGGCGCTGCCGAGGATTCCctggaattttccttttcccgttctgtgcctgctcctggcCGTGCCCGTTCCCGCTTCCCGGGGTTTGGAATGCCGGGAACACCAGCACCGCTTCCATGGGCGCTGCTGCAGCGACTGCGCCCCCG GGGAGAGGATGCGCAGCCGCTGCACGGCCTGGGCAGACACCGTGTGCTCGCCGTGCCAGGTCGGATATTTCAGCGCCCGCCACCACCACGGCTTCTGCCGCAGCTGCACCGTGTGCCAGGCCC GGAAGGGCAGCGTGGAGGTGAAGCCGTGTGAGAGGACCTCGGACAGGGTGTGCGTGTGCCAGGCGGGATTCCAGCCCTCGGGAACGCCCGCGGGGAGCG AGTGCTCCCGGTGTCCCGAGGGGACTTTCTCCAAAGGAAGGAACGAGAACTGCCAGCCTTGGACCAA ctgcagcagttccGGGAGGAGCACGCTCCGAGCTGGCTCGGCCACGGAGGACGCCctgtgcagcagccctggcctggAATTCCCAGGAAACAGGGATCCCCTTCCCACGGaattcccagggaacagggatcCCCTTCCCACggaattcccagagaatggCTCCAGAGCGTCCAGCCCCAGCGACGTTCCTGCCGTTTGTCGGGATCCCGGCAGCGCCGCCGAGCCCAGCTGGGGTaaggagagctgggaagggatttccagctggagctgctttcctgggaagGGAATTCCCACTTTTCTGGCTTTCACACAGTCCAGGATCCCACatttccagctggagctgctttcctgggaagGGAATTCCCACTTTTCTGGATTTTGCACATTCCAGAATCTCACAtttccagctgggcaggggatccggctggagctgctttcctgggaagGGAATTCCCGCTTTTCTGGATTTCACACAGTCCAGGATCCCACatttccagctggagctgctttcctgggaagGGAATTCTCACTTTTCTGGATTTCACACATTCCAAGATCCCACAtttccagctgggcagggatttccagctggagctgcGTTCCTGGGAAGGGAATTCCCGCTTTTCTGGATTTCACACATTCCAAGATCCCACAtttccagctgggcaggggatccggctggagctgctttcctgggaagGGAATTCCCAATTTCTCAGAAGCCCTTCCTGGTTTTTACACAACATTCCAGGATCCCACatttccagctggagctgctttcctgggaagGGAATTCCCACTTTTATGGCTTTCACACATTCCAAGATCCCACAtttccagctgggcagggatttccagctggagctgctttcctgggaagGGAATTCCCGCTTTTCAGGATTTCACACATTCCAGGATCCCACatttccagctggagctgctttcctgggaagGGAATTCCCGCTTTTCAGGATTTCACACATTCCAGGATCCCACAtttccagctgggcagggatttccagctggagctgctttcctgggaagGGAATTCCCATTTTCTCAGAAGCCAGACCTGGATTTCACCAAACCTCCCAGAAtttccagctttcctgggaagtcaaatcccattttttccaaAGCCATTCCTGTATTTCCCACAGCATTCCAGAATCCCACATTTCCCTGGCATGGATTCTCCCTCTGCAATCTGGGACGCTCTGGGGACTCCAAGCAGAACCAGGAATCttgggggaatttttgggaattttccctttttaggGAATTTTTCCGTTCTAATTCCAGGTTCTttatccctgctcctgctgtgcctgatcctgctgctggtgAGTGGAATTTCCATCCTGCTCCTGATCCTCCAGGCAGCCCggaaaaaaaccaggaatgGCTCTGGGAGGAGCACCCAGCACAGTGA
- the TNFRSF4 gene encoding tumor necrosis factor receptor superfamily member 4 isoform X1, translating to MALPRIPWNFPFPVLCLLLAVPVPASRGLECREHQHRFHGRCCSDCAPGERMRSRCTAWADTVCSPCQVGYFSARHHHGFCRSCTVCQARKGSVEVKPCERTSDRVCVCQAGFQPSGTPAGSECSRCPEGTFSKGRNENCQPWTNCSSSGRSTLRAGSATEDALCSSPGLEFPGNRDPLPTEFPGNRDPLPTEFPENGSRASSPSDVPAVCRDPGSAAEPSWGKESWEGISSWSCFPGKGIPTFLAFTQSRIPHFQLELLSWEGNSHFSGFCTFQNLTFPAGQGIRLELLSWEGNSRFSGFHTVQDPTFPAGAAFLGREFSLFWISHIPRSHISSWAGISSWSCVPGKGIPAFLDFTHSKIPHFQLGRGSGWSCFPGKGIPNFSEALPGFYTTFQDPTFPAGAAFLGREFPLLWLSHIPRSHISSWAGISSWSCFPGKGIPAFQDFTHSRIPHFQLELLSWEGNSRFSGFHTFQDPTFPAGQGFPAGAAFLGREFPFSQKPDLDFTKPPRISSFPGKSNPIFSKAIPVFPTAFQNPTFPWHGFSLCNLGRSGDSKQNQESWGNFWEFSLFREFFRSNSRFFIPAPAVPDPAAGEWNFHPAPDPPGSPEKNQEWLWEEHPAQGQELSRSHPGGADGSQFQPDQKLTPGFLVFPAFLSPRIRRSTRTNPGWFDLIRS from the exons ATGGCGCTGCCGAGGATTCCctggaattttccttttcccgttctgtgcctgctcctggcCGTGCCCGTTCCCGCTTCCCGGGGTTTGGAATGCCGGGAACACCAGCACCGCTTCCATGGGCGCTGCTGCAGCGACTGCGCCCCCG GGGAGAGGATGCGCAGCCGCTGCACGGCCTGGGCAGACACCGTGTGCTCGCCGTGCCAGGTCGGATATTTCAGCGCCCGCCACCACCACGGCTTCTGCCGCAGCTGCACCGTGTGCCAGGCCC GGAAGGGCAGCGTGGAGGTGAAGCCGTGTGAGAGGACCTCGGACAGGGTGTGCGTGTGCCAGGCGGGATTCCAGCCCTCGGGAACGCCCGCGGGGAGCG AGTGCTCCCGGTGTCCCGAGGGGACTTTCTCCAAAGGAAGGAACGAGAACTGCCAGCCTTGGACCAA ctgcagcagttccGGGAGGAGCACGCTCCGAGCTGGCTCGGCCACGGAGGACGCCctgtgcagcagccctggcctggAATTCCCAGGAAACAGGGATCCCCTTCCCACGGaattcccagggaacagggatcCCCTTCCCACggaattcccagagaatggCTCCAGAGCGTCCAGCCCCAGCGACGTTCCTGCCGTTTGTCGGGATCCCGGCAGCGCCGCCGAGCCCAGCTGGGGTaaggagagctgggaagggatttccagctggagctgctttcctgggaagGGAATTCCCACTTTTCTGGCTTTCACACAGTCCAGGATCCCACatttccagctggagctgctttcctgggaagGGAATTCCCACTTTTCTGGATTTTGCACATTCCAGAATCTCACAtttccagctgggcaggggatccggctggagctgctttcctgggaagGGAATTCCCGCTTTTCTGGATTTCACACAGTCCAGGATCCCACatttccagctggagctgctttcctgggaagGGAATTCTCACTTTTCTGGATTTCACACATTCCAAGATCCCACAtttccagctgggcagggatttccagctggagctgcGTTCCTGGGAAGGGAATTCCCGCTTTTCTGGATTTCACACATTCCAAGATCCCACAtttccagctgggcaggggatccggctggagctgctttcctgggaagGGAATTCCCAATTTCTCAGAAGCCCTTCCTGGTTTTTACACAACATTCCAGGATCCCACatttccagctggagctgctttcctgggaagGGAATTCCCACTTTTATGGCTTTCACACATTCCAAGATCCCACAtttccagctgggcagggatttccagctggagctgctttcctgggaagGGAATTCCCGCTTTTCAGGATTTCACACATTCCAGGATCCCACatttccagctggagctgctttcctgggaagGGAATTCCCGCTTTTCAGGATTTCACACATTCCAGGATCCCACAtttccagctgggcagggatttccagctggagctgctttcctgggaagGGAATTCCCATTTTCTCAGAAGCCAGACCTGGATTTCACCAAACCTCCCAGAAtttccagctttcctgggaagtcaaatcccattttttccaaAGCCATTCCTGTATTTCCCACAGCATTCCAGAATCCCACATTTCCCTGGCATGGATTCTCCCTCTGCAATCTGGGACGCTCTGGGGACTCCAAGCAGAACCAGGAATCttgggggaatttttgggaattttccctttttaggGAATTTTTCCGTTCTAATTCCAGGTTCTttatccctgctcctgctgtgcctgatcctgctgctggtgAGTGGAATTTCCATCCTGCTCCTGATCCTCCAGGCAGCCCggaaaaaaaccaggaatgGCTCTGGGAGGAGCACCCAGCACA AGGACAGGAGCTGTCGCGTTCCCATCCAGGAGGAGCAGATGGATCCCAATTCCAGCCTGATCAAAAACTGACTCCCGGATTTTTGGTGTTCCCTGCATTTCTGAGCCCACGGATCCGAAGGAGCACCAGGACTAATCCGGGCTGGTTTGACTTAATTAGGAGTTAA
- the TNFRSF4 gene encoding tumor necrosis factor receptor superfamily member 4 isoform X3, producing MALPRIPWNFPFPVLCLLLAVPVPASRGLECREHQHRFHGRCCSDCAPGERMRSRCTAWADTVCSPCQVGYFSARHHHGFCRSCTVCQARKGSVEVKPCERTSDRVCVCQAGFQPSGTPAGSECSRCPEGTFSKGRNENCQPWTNCSSSGRSTLRAGSATEDALCSSPGLEFPGNRDPLPTEFPGNRDPLPTEFPENGSRASSPSDVPAVCRDPGSAAEPSWGSLSLLLLCLILLLVSGISILLLILQAARKKTRNGSGRSTQHKDRSCRVPIQEEQMDPNSSLIKN from the exons ATGGCGCTGCCGAGGATTCCctggaattttccttttcccgttctgtgcctgctcctggcCGTGCCCGTTCCCGCTTCCCGGGGTTTGGAATGCCGGGAACACCAGCACCGCTTCCATGGGCGCTGCTGCAGCGACTGCGCCCCCG GGGAGAGGATGCGCAGCCGCTGCACGGCCTGGGCAGACACCGTGTGCTCGCCGTGCCAGGTCGGATATTTCAGCGCCCGCCACCACCACGGCTTCTGCCGCAGCTGCACCGTGTGCCAGGCCC GGAAGGGCAGCGTGGAGGTGAAGCCGTGTGAGAGGACCTCGGACAGGGTGTGCGTGTGCCAGGCGGGATTCCAGCCCTCGGGAACGCCCGCGGGGAGCG AGTGCTCCCGGTGTCCCGAGGGGACTTTCTCCAAAGGAAGGAACGAGAACTGCCAGCCTTGGACCAA ctgcagcagttccGGGAGGAGCACGCTCCGAGCTGGCTCGGCCACGGAGGACGCCctgtgcagcagccctggcctggAATTCCCAGGAAACAGGGATCCCCTTCCCACGGaattcccagggaacagggatcCCCTTCCCACggaattcccagagaatggCTCCAGAGCGTCCAGCCCCAGCGACGTTCCTGCCGTTTGTCGGGATCCCGGCAGCGCCGCCGAGCCCAGCTGGG GTTCTttatccctgctcctgctgtgcctgatcctgctgctggtgAGTGGAATTTCCATCCTGCTCCTGATCCTCCAGGCAGCCCggaaaaaaaccaggaatgGCTCTGGGAGGAGCACCCAGCACA AGGACAGGAGCTGTCGCGTTCCCATCCAGGAGGAGCAGATGGATCCCAATTCCAGCCTGATCAAAAACTGA